In Notolabrus celidotus isolate fNotCel1 chromosome 22, fNotCel1.pri, whole genome shotgun sequence, the genomic stretch tgttaagaccatagactgtaaaaaaaaatggacgtcatcttgctcggctcgaagtgaggccgccGCAAAgagctgctccccctggtggctggctgctgtataggtcataaactccgtctcccccattcatttgaatggggctgcagtcaaactttaaaaaataaatacaccgGTGTTACGTGTCTGCAAGCCGCAtgacatgaaggtcagaggtcatggacagggacactaacaaaaagaaacttaagaccctcaaatacaaactaatgtaaggcctttggggtctaaaaggtggagtggaggtgtaaagctccacagccacCCACTAATTCTACTACAAAGAGTAGACAAACTAAGGAACAGGCCTAAACCAACTGTAATCTGAAAAAAtctcctgagagatcaatcctctttttaattatctttttgccaccctccttccctccacaacacatccacaaacatacacactctctcacaacaCACTCTTCAAACAAAACTCAGAGGAcacaactgaaggtgttgtcttctccctaactgagggaaaggagctccttctattgagcagccaggctgatgagctcaagctgggtGTAATGAGGACAGGTGCTCTCTATGATGGGCTcgttaggagccctggaggtcacagactacctccatctgtaacaaCCTGGTACGAATGTTTGTCACATCtttatgctgtggtgatatgtagttagtatttgactgttttgtgttcaaggactcttttttctgtatagtttctttttcattagttatcagaggttaaaaaaacgggGTTTAACATCCAGGTTTGCTTtaattgacagctgctgtagagagaaactctgtaggacctcgtGACTgaacgctgtagggtggagcttgttatcgtggaaacacacaaattccctactgcacagattctggctgcagaaaatgtacaagatatcagcgttctggaacgggatatttcgGCTTCAAAACCGTTCACTAGGAAAAGgtggagcaacactgtccattatatatacacagtctatggttaagacGGACAGTGCATGTGTCCAATCAGCAGCATTTCATGTTGCCTGCAGGTACCTATCTTTCTGTTAGACGTTAATGTAGTGTTTTGTGATTTGTTGTCGTGTTTTGCATTTCAGGGCCatggtaattaaaggtgacatatcatgcaaaatggactttttaatggttctctacctgaaatatgtttccctggcatgtctacaaaccccccgagaatgaaaaaaatccattctgcccctgttttgatttctccacctttctgtaaatgtgtgtgaaacgagccgtttcagacttcagtgtttttgttacgtaacaacaatatccggtctgtcacggagtcagagctcggagcttgttcagcccatagactgtataaaatacaactcaacccctcctccgtttttcattccctgaacacgtgtgctaacaaggagcttaggagggaggcatgctagttgctggctgtcttaataaacacaaaggtcggttttactccccacgtctgcagatttgaagatctagtggatgaattatatttttcatggaaaactgctagcgctagttagcatagctacatagctacatgtttgtagctgtgtaccaagacacacgtctacatactgacaaataaaacaacaagaaacactaaatctggttcagaaaggtcctgctgcaggcgcctctccgtcaggatcagattctggatcagattcagagggttgaagtaacgcaggtctgtgagcagccatgtatattcagccaacatgtaaacattagatcaacatgctggagagccgaggccacatccacttcctgagggggcgtggtcagagagctcattctcatttaaaggcacagacacagaaaacagactgttctgagcagggctgaaaaagaggggtttacaggttttgacatgttttggggacctcttagaccaatatgatttgatgaaaaagagcgtaatatgtcacctttaagaggaaATCTAAATCCAAAGTTGAAACACTACCAACGCTAAACAAAGCTGTGCGAAAAATATCATGAAACCCTAACAGTCCTCTCCAAAGCATCAAATTGCCATATAAGGTCAGCATACTGTAGTTAATCTGTTTACACGGGATGTGGACACAAATCATCTCTAAAAGAGGACAGTACATTTCACATCCGTCTGTGTTTATGTTATCATGTTATACAGTTAACAGTTCTGCTCTCTAACAGGAACACAATCATCCCGCTCagtctctgctgtttttctcaGGATCCGTCTCGCCTGCGTCTCCTGACCGCTGGGACGACTCTACCCAACCTGTGAGATTCAACCCACTGGTTTCTACTCAGCAACACAGACGTGTTTAACAAGTCAGCTGCTGTCTGACATGCAGAGCACTCTGCGTCTTTACTCACAGCTGAATGTGAGTGAATGATAAATCTGAATGATTTACTGTGTTTGCAGCTGCATGTCAGTAAATCATGCTAATATTAAAAGCTAAGATAAACTCTGGTgattgtttgtcttgtttttatttcaaaagggATTCTTTTTCCAGAGAATTTCATCCATGAAGGTCGTTATTCTGTACACACTCCAGTGCAGCACCGACTctacatttcaacattttagccCCACGCAACAGTGATTTCCACAAATGTCTTATTTTGATTGATCAATCTTCTCAACAAAtcttatctcaagatgctttgaAGAAGAGCAGGTCTAGCTCGTACTCTTTGTTTATATCATTAACATAGACCCACtatcaagataagataagacccTGTCCCATCATGCAATAAAAGactgtcttatctcatcttaatccaccatgagtttCTCTTCACGACTCACCTCAGTTTTCAGTATCATGTTTGTGCTGTCATGTTTGTGCTCTGGAAAGGTCCTGATACTCTATCATGATATGTAACTGACCtgatatataaacacatatataaacacagaaacagctgtCATTACTGgagactcctcctcctgctgctccttcatGTGTGATCCAGCTGTAACCAAAACCAAAGGGAGTAAATCAAGTCCTGAGGTGAATAACTAGGTCATGAAAAGATGAGAGCCTGAATGTCCTGAAGTTATCTAAACAATGTCAGGGTTCATATGTGGAGGGGGCTCACGATACTCGGTCACTTGTTTAAGAAAGTCCCCACTCTGAGATCGACGGTGCTGACATGAAGTGAAACCAGCGATGTTCACTGATGGAAACTAAAACATCCTTATGATAGTTTTGTTCATAGTTTATCACATTAACCTTCCCTGTAGCAGCATCTTCACTCTGAATCTGGCACCTTTCAgtccctgctctctctcagctctcctGCAGCCCGGTGGTGTACAGGTAGGACACGGTCCCGGCCTGGATCTGGAACGTCTGCCCCTGGATGTGGTGGTTGGAGATCTGCTGGCTGGTCTGACTGATGGAGATGGGCTGGCTGCTCTGGCTGCTGATGTGAATGGCCTGGTTGTGCTGTTCCCTCCCCGCCTGTCCCTGCGATGACTCCAGCTGCTGGATCGGCTGCTGCAtcacctgcagctgctggacGGGTCTCTGTGTGACCTGAAGAGGCTGCGGGGGTCCATGATGAGCCTGCAGATGCTCCATGGCTTCTTTACTCAGCGTGATGACATGCATCTGCTCCGGCTGGTGCGTCACCTGACCCTCCAGCATGCTGATAGTCTGGATCTGAGGGTTCTGGTCCACCACGCCGCCTTGTGTGACCAGAGCAACGTTCTGGATGTTTCCCGTCGACTGGGTGAGGAGGGTGAGTCTGGAGTGGGCTGATTCTGCTGTCTCCCCCTCTGAAGTGATGATGCTTATCTCCTGATTCTCACCCGGCACAAAGTTAATGTTGTCCACGTCTGCCGTCACTACCAGCTGGATCTCCTGCTCGGAGGAGGAGGGCAGCTGGTACggctgcagctgcaggaggttcttcacctcctcctgggGCGCTGCAGCTCCTGTGTCTGCTGCGTCTGATGAAGCGTCTGTCACTCTTTCCTTGTTGTGggttttggtgtgtgttttcaggttgtCGAGGCGGGTGAAGGAGAGGCTGCAGAAGGAGCAGGTGAAGGGTTTCTTCCCTGAGTGAGAGGCGACGTGTCGACGTCTGGCGCTGGGGTCTGAGAAGGATTTCTTGCAGATGTTGCAGTTGTACGGTTTCTCTCCTCTGCGGAAATTAAACTTGATCAATAAAAGCTTACTTCAAATTGAAATCAGTTTTGGtaataataatgacatttaaaaaaattattgtATGAAGATCCAGAACATATAACTCACTTGTGGATTCTGATGTGAGTCTGCAGTGTGCTCTTGGTTGTAAAACACTTCCCACAAATCTCACAAGTGAACGGTTTCTCCCCTGCAGCAAAGATATTAACACCATTAGCTTAGTCAGCAGAACGtgctttagatcaggggttcccaaacttttcagcccctgcaacccccaaaatataggtgccaaagactcatgacccccactgtccctcaaagtggtttaatgtggcttcatttagctggtctgcagaaaatgaccctacctatatgagcatgtgtctgtgtttcctgtgctgttatgaatgaacctgctgctactgatgcttttgatcattaactgttcactaaccctaaacttaggagtcatctggaaacaaggaaaggcagaaaactcatcacattttctattttcaaggttttatttcaagttcagctactatttttgtggatattttttactatgatgagtaaaatgtactatctttagataactttaaaaaaacaacattctgaagacatctcacgaccccccatttgtgtctcgggactcccactttgggaacccctgctttagataaTTAGTAGACATGACACATCAACATCAGTGTTGGAGCAGGAGTTATGCTGCAGTCTCATCTGACTGTACCTGTGTGAATCCTCAGGTGCTTCTTCAGCTGAGCCGTGTCCAAAAACTTGTGATGACACAGATCACATTCGGGCAGAGATTTACcttcaatgaaaaaataaacaaacattattcagtgaagaataaaaaaataccaGCCGCACTGGAAGTGTTCAGTTCTCACCTGTGTGAACTTTGTAATGGCTTCTGAGCTGCCTCTTCTGAGTGAACGTCTTCCCACATTTCTCACAGCTGAAGGATTTCTCCTCTGAGGATGCAAGGATAGAGAAATAATGTATAAATGCAGCAGAGAACAAAACAGTCATGCTATAGACTTTGATAACCATGGGAATGATTTTTAACAATTTCATTAAGGGTCAAATGTCAAATTTAAAGCAGGAACTCATTCTCAGAGTTGTACTTTTTGTACATCTATGATCATAATCAAACCGTACTTTCATGGAGGTTCATGTGCTCTTGCAGGGAGTTTTTGGTGGAGAGCGCCTTCGAGCAGATGGTGCAGACAAACGGCCTCTCTCCAGTGTGCATGCGCTGGTGAACCAGTAGACTGTACTTCTGCGTGAAACACTTTCCACAAACCGAGCAGCGAAAAGGCTTCTCTCCTGGGGAAACATAAGAAATACAGAGAcgtgtttacagttttttaccATTGCTTAATCACGATTTTGAAAACAGAgcccattttgtcaaaacactacacacacttcacacaaccacacacacacaagtagcagaacacctcagatcctttgaaaaatgaaacactcttgtaaaaaccatacactaatttatcaaaaccatattttgttaccatatgaaacacacacgtttcatatgacttcattctgtttgaacCAGTTACACACTACTACTGCTGACCTAAAACACTTTATattctacttctcagtgatCAGAGTCACTCTATATacccaaatcagtcaacatgtcaacatggagaatcacaacaaaacatgtcccagttttcatgctgctacagtagtgtgtgtgtaacactgtaagctcagcaaatatcagacaaacatcAAATACTGGATGCAGCTGAAGacaggtgaactcacctgctgcattgtcataggctgtttccgaaatcgcctactatactagcag encodes the following:
- the zbtb24 gene encoding zinc finger and BTB domain-containing protein 24, producing MSQESKTRTPSVMSLHSSSHMQSILSKFNKLREKDLLCDITLVVEDVHFKAHKALLAASSNFFSLMFTTEEQRSGQSTYRMEGMAAGMFAAVLDFIYSAQISVEEGATEKLLATARLMEVNDLVMGLDDLLCSATAEKGHKPKGPDLLKRKRGRPKKTVHVPVTEPEGRGEPQENTEEVQDGGVDCDDGVTEPKDDADYNPAEHKGRQSKRKIKPPVKFESYKVGGDTQEQKEPGKRGRTRKYPNVEVPCEECGKVFKNPHFLKIHQRTHTGEKPFRCSVCGKCFTQKYSLLVHQRMHTGERPFVCTICSKALSTKNSLQEHMNLHEKEKSFSCEKCGKTFTQKRQLRSHYKVHTGKSLPECDLCHHKFLDTAQLKKHLRIHTGEKPFTCEICGKCFTTKSTLQTHIRIHKGEKPYNCNICKKSFSDPSARRRHVASHSGKKPFTCSFCSLSFTRLDNLKTHTKTHNKERVTDASSDAADTGAAAPQEEVKNLLQLQPYQLPSSSEQEIQLVVTADVDNINFVPGENQEISIITSEGETAESAHSRLTLLTQSTGNIQNVALVTQGGVVDQNPQIQTISMLEGQVTHQPEQMHVITLSKEAMEHLQAHHGPPQPLQVTQRPVQQLQVMQQPIQQLESSQGQAGREQHNQAIHISSQSSQPISISQTSQQISNHHIQGQTFQIQAGTVSYLYTTGLQES